TCCCggtttagcgtgagtcatccttaactttACAACAATGGATAGAGGTAGATACTGACTGTTAGGTGCCAGCGGGTGGTGTATAACAGGCTCCCGTGGTTCGGGGTGCGGTTGTAGAAGTGGCGCTGCGAAGCAGTTCTGCGGGTTCGGCATCTGGCAAACATTCAATTCactgttaacacattcactgccaacgttctcgtagcgctacgctcgtagccggtcgcagcgttttcccgctttgcAGAGAAAAGCGACTACGAACAGAGAATAAGATGTAATGTGTAAGTACGTTTTTTGAGTCGCTTGTTTCTAAGAATctgtgggcccgattctgattttcaaATAGACATCtcttagatatcttttagacattaacaagatacgataacgatattattaagatctaacctgtcaaatttgacatttccgcgattctggagatactcttgaacgatttccacaagatatgacttagagatccaattcacatctaatagatatctaataactctaacgtaaaagtgacattggttgcccgaattgagctgcaaaagagaactagttgaaatctaaactataacgtatctagaatggatctagtacgtgtcgtctcttgtgcatatcttgaagttcgaatacggcagtgtgttAGTTTTAATACTACGTACCTGTTGCACAGGCCGCGGTATGTTGATGTAGCCGTGCCCGGTGCATTGCATGGCGTCGTCGGCCCGGACCATGGTCTCGAGGTTGGTCGGGTAGGTCCGATGGAACGGCGTCTCGGTGTTCATTCTACCAAGaaaaaaatgcttttttaataacagaatagactggcagaaaaatatatgaataaaaGTAATGCTATGGCCACAAAAGGCCTCGCGGACGCTGTTAGTGTAAATCGCAACAAAATTGTGAAAAACGTCGACTACAAAGTCGACCTTGATGAAAACCGAGTTCGCGTCAAGTGACTTCGGAGGAAAAACAATCCTCCGAAGTCACTTTACGCTCGAGCTCGAATAGTTTAGCATTATTGCACCTGTTTAATGATTCGCGCTTTCTCAGTCCCGATATACGCACGAATGGAAAAGTTATAGCGCAGAACAACAAAGTTATAGCTGGAACTCCatcaaccagggatgttgcgaatatccgcatccgcatccgcaaccgcggaacttccgcattattttcaacatccgcatccgcatccgcataaaatcgatgcggatgtaatgcggatgcggatgtggaacaggtcggtacaggaacgtcttagcatcggcgtaagtgctagactgctagataatttagtcattaaccaaaaaacctattagaaatgagcagtcaagcgtgagtgggacttattatacggagcccttggaatgcgagtccgactcgcacttggccggttttttgaaataaaaattactaaaatgtaatatttgtaagtaagtaagtaagtaagtttgACGtgttttatggtactatcttgacatccgcatccgcatccgcggatgtgagcctttaatatccgcatccgcatccgcggatgtcaaaaaatcggtatccgcaacatccctgccatCAACCTACCTCATGCCGCCATGCATGGCCTCGTCATAGTGGCGGGGCCTCGCCGCGGGGTAAGTAGTTGCCAGGCGGTTTCCAGCCTGCTAGGGCTATTTCGCAAGTGACTCAGTACCTCATGCCTCGTGTACTTACCTCATGCCGTCGGAGCATTGCGCTATGGCCTCGTCATACGGTGGCGGGGCCTCGCCGCGGGGTAAGTAGTTGCCAGGCGGTTTCCAGCCTGCTAGGGCTATTTCGCAAGTGACTCAGTACCTCATGCCTCGTGTACTTACCTCATGCCGTCGGAGCATTGCGCTATGGCCTCGTCATACGGTGGCGGGGCCTCGCCGCGGGGTAAGTAGTTGCCAGGCGGTTTCCAGCCTGCTAGGGCTATTTCGCAAGTGACTCAGTACCTCATGCCTCGTGTACTTACCTCATGCCGTCGGAGCATTGCGCTATGGCCTCGTCATACGGTGGCGGGGCCTCGCCGCGGGGTAAGTAGTTGCCAGGCGGTTTCCAGCCTGCTAGGGCTATTTCGCAAGTGACTCAGTACCTCATGCCTCGTGTACTTACCTCATGCCGTCGGAGCATTGCGCTATGGCCTCGTCATACGGTGGCGGGGCCTCGCCGCGGGGCATATAGTTGCCAGGCGGTTTCCAGCCCGCTAACGCTGTCTCGCAAGTGCCGCCCATATAGCCCATGCTGCCGCTAATGTatctaaaacaataaaaaaatatgcataGATAACATTCACCACAATGGATACACCACGATCTCGATGTAAAATCACTGAGAACCCATAATCATAAAAAGTGCCTTGAGGGAATAAATTCAGGTTCAGAGTACCAGAGCAGACAAAAAAGACATAAGGTACAATATATGTTCTCATATGGACGCTGAGGTATCCTCGCTGTATAAAGGGTGGCTCTGCATCACGTCCCACCAACACgaaatattctttattcattATTATATTGCAGTCATGTTCATAATACATTAGGCGTTCCTGGCGCAAATTCTGTACAGACATTGAAACCACCATGCAGGCTAACAGGGTAAGGAAGGTCCTCTCCAACAACTCAACCATAACCTTGGGATCCCTGCGTAAGCCTGACAGCTCTCTCACCAACTCACCGGAGGAGGCGGAACGGGTCCTGGTGCAAACACACTTCCCGGACTGCGTGATATCGCACCCAGTAAGTTGGGAGGCAGAGGAGACCACTCCGTCGGAGGACGAGTGGCTACAGACACACGAGGTAATCAGCCCACAGCGCACGCAATGGGCCATAAACAGCTTTGACTCCTTCAAATCTCCAGGAATGGATGGGATCTTCCCTGCGCTTCTAAAATGGGGCGGTAGGCATCTCACTCTGAAGCTGACCACCGTTCTGCGCGCCTGTCTGGCTCACAGGTACGTGCCAAAGCGGTGGAGAGAGGTCAAAGTCATCTTCATACCGAAACCAGGTAAAAGCGACTACTCGGATCCCAAATCCTTCAGGCCCATCAGCCTGACCTCCTTCATGCTTAAAACATTGGAGAGGTTGTGCGACAGGTATCTGAGGGAGAGGGTGCTGAGTAACGTGCCCCTACATCCCAACCAACATGCCTACAGCCCTGGCAAGTCTACAGAATCGGCACTACATGCAGTGGTAAGCAAAATTGAGGTGGAGATTAAAAGCAGGTCCATGTGCTTAGGAACCTTTATAGATATAGAAGGGGCCTTCGACAGGACTAGGTTCAGCAGCATTGCAGCAGCACTGGTAAGACATGGAGCGAATACAGTTATGACCCAGTGGATAAACAACATGTTGAGCCAGAGGGTCATAAAACTTGGGACAGGCGAGACACAGCAGGCATCAGTGGCAAAGGGATGCCCCCAAGGGGGCGTTCTATCGCCACTTCTATGGAACCTAGTAGTGAACGACCTAATCACGGCACTAAACAACAATCACTACTACACAATCGGCTATGCTGACGATATAGTGATACTAACGAGCGGCAACCACACAGGTACGGTATGCGACGTTACCCGCTCTGCACTAGCCATCGTGGAGCGCTGGTGCATCAACAACGAACTCACAGTCAATCCCCACAAGACGGAGCTGGTAATGTTCACCAACAAACGCAATTTGGGAAACTACCGCCTTCCCAAACTGTTCAATACAGAACTCCAACTATCTGCAGAGGTAAAGTATTTAGGGGTAATACTTGACAACAAGCTAAATTGGAGTAATCACTTAAATGGCAAAATTGACAAAGCTACAGTCGCGTTCTGGCAATGTCGTAGAATGGTGGGTAGAACCTGGGGATTAACTCCCAGGCTAACTCTATGGCTTTACCAGGCAGTTATAAGACCAATAATAAGCTACGGAGCGATAGTATGGTGGCCACGCACCAAACTATCCACAGTTGAGGCTAAACTACAACGACTCCAGAGGCTGGCCTGTATGGCGACAACGGGCTGCATGAGGACAACACCAACCGCGGCCCTGGAAGCCTTACTGGGCCTGCCGCCGCTGCACCTCTTTATACAACAGGAAGCGCTAGCTGCGGCGGTACGtcttaaaaaatctaatctcTGGAGACCGCCTAGGGTGCCACACACCGAAATCCTCTACGAGGCCATAGGTAGGGAACCGCTCATAGAAGCGGTGACTGACAGGATACCCAAGCAGTTCGTCTTTGacaagaaatacaaaatacaattacatgAAGAACCCCATGAAGGACTCAACCCAAGGGAGCTGAGAATCTTCACGGACGGATCAAAGACAAGGTCAGGCACTGGCGCTGGGGTTTTCTCAGAGGACCTAAACATACACATCTCAACACCACTTGGTGCCCATAACACAGTCTTCCAGGCGGAATGTATGGGCATCATAATGGCAGCACACGCAATCGTCTCAAGGGAAGTATTGGACTACCCCATCCGCATACTCTCTGATAGTCGATCAGTACTGCAAGCTCTACAAAGTTATACTCTCACTTCAGGGCTAATTTACGAATGCCACAAAGCTCTGTCAGAGGTATGTACCACCAATGGCGTAACTCTGCAGTGGATCAAAGGACACAGCAACTCACGAGGTAACGATGCAGCCGACATCCTGGCGAGAGGTGGCTCGGAACTGAAGGTGGCAGGACCTGAGCCAATTATACCTCTGCCATTTGCCTGGCTCCGGAACATGCTGCGTCATAACACCAAGGTAAAACACCAACAATACTGGTCTAACCTAGGCACCTGCAGGCAGGCGAAGGAAGCCCTCCCGACACTCAACCCCAATCTGTCACGGAGGCTGCGACAGCTGAAGAGACCACAGCTCCGGCTTATAGCTGGGGCCATAACCGGCCACGCCTCATTTAACAAACACCTACTAACCCTACGTGTTACAGATAGCCCCCTCTGCAGGGCgtgcatggaggcagaggagacagccgcccacgtcattctcgaatgcccaggggtggcagaataccgggcacaacacctcggctcaccggggtcgctcccagaagtcgtcggcaacgtcaagggtctgctaggcttcctggtagagctgggttggcaggaataggccgccaacccatcacgcaaaataggcgcaataatatgacgtcgagttgcggaaaccaagcccgcgaatacctataacctataacctaCATTAGGCGTTACGGTTtgaggatcatcatcatcatctcctagCCGTTTTCGACCACAGCAACTGCTTTCTACTGCTGAGAGCGTCGCTGAtgcgctctcaggtgactgacgtagccaacctttgcagcaaatgtgcggccatactcgctgcaggtcagcacccctccgacgtaATTATATGTGATGGCCACAGGTGGTCTGGCCTTTAGCTCGTCACGCTTAGTGTCGAGTTCTGTGCTTCGCCTGGTTTCAAATTCACGCACATGCGTCTGCACAATATGCCTCCACATACAGGAGTAggtacatgacaccctgtaagggcactcaatatttctaatatatatatatatattttaaataccgCTAAAACTTACCCGATGCTAGTAAGGCTTCTCTGGTCATCAGCATGCGGCCGCCTCCGCCTCTTCTGCCTCCTCACGCGGTACACCACCAGGGCGACCGTGAGGAGCGCGACGGCCACCGCACCGCCGGCCGCCATGCGCAGGTTGCTCTCGGACCCGTCTGCGGGCTTCACCACGTCGTCCAAACAGATGAACTCGCAGCAGGTGTTGCCGACGCGGAATGATCGACAATCCTAGAATAATTCGTGAATCCATGATGTTTAGGGTTTCTCTCATGGacgaaaacgtttttttttatgactgaaaattctataaaattattgttttaatagtTGACCTAGCTAGGGGATAtaatataaagaaaaacttGGTTGACCCAAATGATAGTGGTTTATGCTTAGTCCATAAAAAATGAATACGATAAGTCAGACAGTATAACTATGTGCCATGATACCCTGGTGTGCCATAGACAGTATAGAGGGACACCGTAAGGCAAACCTCCTTACcatgtacctatctattttgAATAGCCTACTTAGGTTAGGGGTTAGGGCACCaagattaaatttaaaacttgcAAGTGTGCCGcctagaataaattaaaaacctcTGCCATAAGTAGTAATTCCCAGAAACTATAAAACAACAGAGTTATATTAGCATGAGTCTTCAGGTTGAGTTTTTTTCTGAGAAATGTCTAGTCTAATAGTTATCTAAACAAAGGTCATGTCCTAAAGGTCATCTAACACAAAGCAAGATATATTtacctttaaccttttggctcattttttgatttaatcaaaTATCTTATATATTTTCCATCATCAATGTAATATGTAAGAggatatacaaaaaaatataaaaaattattacctattttaaatatataataatgttaacagaaaaacataacaaaaaatCAATAAGAATTCACCATCACATTGCATAGTTTAAAGACAAAACGCAAATCAATTTAAATTGataaatactatttatttagtTCTAATGAATGTAATGATGTTTCATTAGTTCTCAGCAGAGTACCTTCTAACGCACGGATCTGTGTcgaagcatacgaggggttaatacATGAATAGAAGACATTGAACAATCAGTGATAACACAAATTGACCTGTGATCTGAACTTAACCtttagttatgatatgacaTTGTCAGGTAAATACCTGTGGGGGCGAGCACAGCACGGCCTTGCAGGCCTTGGGTCCGCCGTTGTCGCACACGCATAACGTACAGGTGTCCGGCCCTGGCACGTAGTGCAACCCGTGGCTTATCAACCGCCCTCGTAGGTCCGTGCAGTCATTCTGCGCTACAACACCTGCACAACCAACAATCACTTAACAACGAAACCAATCAACACTTCCCATCACTAAACAACTATTACTTACTATACAAATGTAAGGTCAAACATAACACGGCCTTCCCCAACATCTTATCCCAAATCAAATATCAACTGAACACCTCATTTTGAGAGATAACAGACccgtggcctattttataatcGATATTTGCTATATGGCCGAGTAAATCTCTATAAAGGATAAGGACAGAGAAAATTGATCATGCGTCTTTGAGTTTTTGCGCCTGTCAAACCCTCAACACACGCAAATGTCATGTCACTCAGCTGTCACATAGTCTTGtcatttttgacgtttttgataCGTTCAAAATCTCAAAGAATGCGACAATAAtaaagtctggctaatgaaagttgagcctgagataacgcgggaatttcaataaaaaccgcacctggcaatgaaattactatgaaattaaatgacagcttgaaactgacagcttatatgataggaaaaaaagttgccatataaaaagttttaaataaatctcaggctcaactttcattagccagacttcTATCAACAACAATGTGTATAGGTCAAACTGTATAGGTCAAGCAAtcgtgtcagtaaaaaaggcgcgaaattcaaattttctttgggacgatatcccttcgcgcctacatttttcaaatttgcaattttttttactcCAGCACTCTTATTTGTAGATTAAATGAGCCTGAAGAGAATGAGTTTAGGATCCTAACAGCAGTGTTATTATTATCTACACAAGTCCACTGTTGCTCTTCAACGAACCCGTCAGCATTTTTAAACCAACCGTGCGTAGCTCACTCTCTAaagactccacactcgcgttcgcggatTCGCGCCGCGGTTCGCGCACGAGTATGGAGGGGGCTTTTAAGGGATGATGCGACAGGTGTTGCAAGCACATGAATCTACCTTCTATGTGcaagtataaaatatattataaaatatattatttctcTTTGGTATAAAGTCTGTCTGTTGTCTGTGGCATAATCATTATGGTTTAGTCTGTGCCCTGTGGTAGAGgcccatagaaggtagcatcctatagaagtggtctacgcgtgcctccgtgagggacaaaacatttaattcgaccaatcatagcgtcgcattgcaacgctatgattggtcgaatttgtgcaacaaatgaattcgaccaatcacggtggtcaatttacggtggggaataaaacaagatgtgagactgtggcaaggacaaacaataatagcgctttcgctgctactcctactgaaagatacataagactatcccgttctgtcagttatccccaccactcatgcccaatccagttatactagattcatgtagaGGCCGGACCGGACGACGAATCAATCTTGCTTGCATTGCACAGTCGcggtatttttttcattttgtatTCAAAGTGGTTCTATGCGTACATCCACAAGGTTATTGTTTTAGTTTAAGGGGGCCAGCCCCTGGCCGTTGAACTTTTTCAATGCCGTGAAAAGTACAATCACGATGAGCAAAATGTCCAAGAACAAATTGAACCTGACCCTCCCACCGGGGTCTATCGACACGGCCCCGGCTGTGACTCCATCGAATATGACTCCGCAGTTGAAGTCTGCGACAGCAACTGAGTAAGTAGATATATCCCTATTCATTCTAGGTGTAGCTGCGTCGAATTGTTTTGATTCCTAATTTCTCCTTTTATTGATCTGTTATCAGTAAATTCACCTGTTATCATGCGTATAGTAAACAAAGTTACTGTCATTTtgcatttacatatttttttgtatatttttactgaTCAATCGTAATTATAttagaataataattattatatttaattaatttagaagTTTAAGTAAAATATGTAGTTGCATTAACAACTAATCAGTCAACTGTCTGTGCCAGTAGGGTGTTTTTCATGGTGAATGATGTCATCTCatagtaaatacatttttatgtaTAAACCAATTACAGTAAAATGTAAATGAACagagaatgttttttttatgtaagattTAAGACAATAGTTTTATCTACCCTGACTCTTTTCTTATATATATATTCACTATACACTTTGGGGACCccatgataagataagataagataaaagatagtttattcaagtaggcataattacaatgcgcttatgaacatcaaataaagctaggtagaccggctccaaccctacacctctgccccgagaagattcaaatcccccctcaattggaggagggtatcccaatatgggaccggcaacaaactcggcgggacacatcttttcaaaaataattacatgggGGTCAAAGTGTATCCTGGAAAGGCCCCTGTGGATCTTTTGTGTATTTGTCCCCTATTTGCGCTTACCTGAGCTTATTCAATCAATTCCACAGTGGCATAGCATGCTCTAATCTAGCCATGGGCGAAATCACATTTGCGAGGCCCTTTTACAATGTGTATAACTAATAAAAAGGTTGGCTTTGCGAGGCCCCCTAAGTATGAGGCCGTGGGCAAGGGCCCcattcgcccacgcctagctactcCACTGCATTTCCATGTATTCTATCATGGAGCTTAAGGGCAGCACTTAAATCAGAGCTTCCCATTTTTTCTTAGCTAGACTCCTTTGACCCATTAGTGATCTATAACCAGGggcgtattttgaaatttggcgccccgggccaatacgtttcgccgccccagaagtcaaggaagaaaaacaaaatgcaatccgCTAGGGGCGGCATATGCCGCCCCATGCCGCCCCTGAgggttggcgccccgggccatggcccggatggccctagggtaaatacgcccctgtctATAACCACATTCTTTTCTCGATTAAATCACTTGAACTTGATGGGAATTGGATTGTTACTTGTTACCTACATGCGTAACTCACCACACACGTTATCATCACAAGGTGGCGGCAGAACAGGACTTTTCAACTGCACTTCATTGTGATGATTTATAAATACTGATTTAAGGTTTAGTCATTGTGGCATTGTGGCAATCCCCATCGTGCCGAAAACCGGATTTATTTTCATATATATTTCAGCCGAATGACGGGCCTCGCTGGAAAATCGAAGAGCAGCATCGAGGTCCTCACAGAGAGGCTGGAACAGATCGAGATGGACGACACCCAGCGACGACGGATAGAGGTGTTCCTCTGCCAGAAAGAGAAGATCGGAGAGCTGAGCGATGATGACTTTGAGAAACTCGGCGAACTGGGTAAGAAACTATAAGATTATCAAAGTTTTAGgagatattaaaattatttcgaGAATATTCAAGGAGCACAGGCACCGCCTTTACTGGTTACTGGTCAAGCGCCCAACGCGACgacgtctttttcgctcttattgcgaaGACAAAGCTTTTTGCTTTTGCCGATTCCTCGTCCATAGGTCCGCGTTCGTAGGTGTGGAGAGACCCTTAGACAATTACTTATGAAGTTTctctacttagtactattaccTTTTCTATGACCTTATACTTGTTGTGCACTTTCAGGTCAGGGCAACGGTGGCGTCGTAATGAAAGTCCGTCACAAGTCAACCGGCCTAATCATGGCGCGCAAGCTCATCCACCTCGAAGTGAAGCCAGCCATCAAAAAACAGATCATCAGAGAGCTGAAGGTCCTACATGAATGCAACTTTACCCACATCGTTGGATTCTACGGGGCCTTCTATAGTGATGGTGAAATCTCCATTTGCATGGAATATATGGACGGCGGCtctttggatttgattttgaaGAAAGCTGGCAGGATTCCAGAGTCAATTTTAGGTGAGAATATACCAGCAAAAATAGAGTTCTAAGGGAATATAAAAGGTATAGGAATGCAATTAAATAATGCGCCTTACGGTTTAGTAATTTTGTAGTAATAGAGTGCCTGGGTATAGGCCTATACCCGACAGGGGTccttaatatagtaaaataaacaacaatatgattagaaaacttttattatgcaaactatttaaggaaaaataaaaggcttaaataaaaaatagagtgCCTGTGTGCACCAGAATGACAGACTTTGTCGGGGTCGTGACGCATATAGCAGCTACTTTTATAACCTTTCTAAATCTGTAGAAGATAGCGTAGAACTTTTATCACATGTTATCATGCCGAACATGGCGTGTTAGCAGAAGAAAATAATGTGGCCGTACATGCctgaccacagacaatccaacctctagacatagcatagtcgcgctaccccctctgccacacatacggtagcgttactccatcttccaGTCAATCCCGCGCCGTGATTGGTCCATtcttcgctcacctcgtccccccgcacccccgtattttatgaaagaattggcctaagctcagtctagaggttggattgtcagtgtgcCTGACACTTTCGGTGGAATGCCCAATAAACCTAAAACAACTTTCTTTGTCCTTATACAGGAACTATCACCTCAGCGGTACTGAAAGGGCTGAGCTACCTGCGCGACAAGCACGCCATCATGCACCGCGACGTGAAGCCATCGAACATATTAGTGAACAGCAACGGCGAGATCAAGATCTGTGACTTTGGTGTCTCCGGGCAGCTTATTGACTCAATGGCCAACTCGTTTGTTGGCACTAGGAGTTATATGTCGGTGAGTGTGTTTCGGGCAATTTAACTTCTGTACATTACGATGTACACTCTATTTCCATCGAATTTCAATCttcaataaaacaaacaaagtaACATTTTGTTTGCCTTGCCTGCCTAGCGTTGTTATAGAATATAGATCTCTCAACTGGAGCAAGGAACTTCAATGGTATTCAATGTTTCTCTTtctataactattttttttagaaaagcatAGGAATAGTGTCCTGACTCCTATACTAACTAAATCTTATTGGGGTAATGTAATGTGACATCTATCTTAAGTTGATGAACTTTAGTTTTTTAGCAGTAGGcgcattccacgagaatgtcgcttacgtaacgaccttattctaatacttctgaaaatgcTAAGCTATATTGGGTCTGTTAATATTTCACGACTTGGCTAAGAAATTGGCAGTATAATCTAGAACTTTAGGGATTTGATTAAGGTAGATGCCATACAAGGCGAaagcgttacgtaagcgacattctcgtggaatgccccaGTAGTactagtaaaacactttattgtacaaaaaagaaacataaaacatgaaaaacacacacatcatttgtaaaaggcgaacttatccctttcagggatctcttccagttaacctttgagcaattgagggagaattggaggTTTTTTAATTTATCAATCGATTAATTTCAGCCGGAGCGTCTACAAGGCACGCATTACTCCGTTCAGTCGGACATCTGGTCGCTCGGTCTGTCTCTAGTAGAGATGGCTATCGGGATGTATCCCATCCCCCCGCCCGATGCCAAGACCTTGGCGCACATCTTCGGCGCGCAGAACGAGGACCACTCCCCCGGACAGGTTAGTACTGTACAATAAttatgtaaggtcaatgtggctaattccgtcatagggactattccgtccacgagcgtatatttcaatcgtaggaaaaagcATCTGATTTTGATTGCTTAAACTAACTTGTTC
The window above is part of the Cydia amplana chromosome 18, ilCydAmpl1.1, whole genome shotgun sequence genome. Proteins encoded here:
- the LOC134656204 gene encoding dual specificity mitogen-activated protein kinase kinase dSOR1, giving the protein MSKMSKNKLNLTLPPGSIDTAPAVTPSNMTPQLKSATATDRMTGLAGKSKSSIEVLTERLEQIEMDDTQRRRIEVFLCQKEKIGELSDDDFEKLGELGQGNGGVVMKVRHKSTGLIMARKLIHLEVKPAIKKQIIRELKVLHECNFTHIVGFYGAFYSDGEISICMEYMDGGSLDLILKKAGRIPESILGTITSAVLKGLSYLRDKHAIMHRDVKPSNILVNSNGEIKICDFGVSGQLIDSMANSFVGTRSYMSPERLQGTHYSVQSDIWSLGLSLVEMAIGMYPIPPPDAKTLAHIFGAQNEDHSPGQSVSAIPAPNSPRPMAIFELLDYIVNEPPPKLPSGLFSDHFKDFVDRCLKKNPDERADLKTLMNHEWVRLAEAAGVDIAGWVCKTMDLLPSTPNSNVSPFSS